One part of the Vidua chalybeata isolate OUT-0048 chromosome 11, bVidCha1 merged haplotype, whole genome shotgun sequence genome encodes these proteins:
- the IRX6 gene encoding iroquois-class homeodomain protein IRX-6, whose amino-acid sequence MSFSQFGYPYSTTSQFFVSASPSTTCCEAAPRSGPDASSAPAAASLCCSPYESRLLAPGRAELNAALGMYSAPYAAGQGYGNYLPYGAEPAALYTALNPQYEIKDGAGTLHSGIAQPATYYSYDHSLGQYQYDSRYGTVDFGGSARRKNATRETTSTLKTWLYEHRKNPYPTKGEKIMLAIITKMTLTQVSTWFANARRRLKKENKMTWSPKNKAGEERKEDTPREEDEYSAEGEGREQKSYKEDKDLRFSDLEEEEEEEEEEAGKPEKGRTSSLQEAPSLGAALPEAPRSDCSLPGPFHAFPCAKAPAADFAPASLAGPPPPYAPAEKPRIWSLARTAGASAARRGSPEGRGAEGGGGAAGEQPPPAKAFRSSAFNLQPLPRSCASHRGLGEPCQFAAAGEGFGRGAKGGPGGSELGGTCLERLRTAFRPVLRR is encoded by the exons ATGTCCTTCTCTCAGTTCGGATACCCCTACAGCACCACTTCACAG TTCTTCGTGTCCGCCAGCCCCAGCACGACCTGCTGCGAGGCCGCCCCCCGCTCCGGGCCGGATGCCTCCTCGGCGCCGGCCGCCgcctccctctgctgctccccgtACGAGAGCCGGCTGCTGGCGCCCGGCCGCGCCGAGCTCAATGCCGCGCTGGGCATGTACAGCGCCCCGTACGCCGCCGGCCAGGGCTACGGCAACTACCTGCCCTACGGCGCCGAGCCCGCTGCGCTCTACACCGCGCTG AACCCCCAGTATGAAATCAAAGACGGCGCCGGCACGTTGCACTCGGGAATCGCGCAGCCCGCTACCTACTACTCCTACGATCATTCCTTGGGGCAGTACCAGTACGACAG CAGGTACGGGACGGTGGATTTCGGTGGTTCAGCCAGACGCAAAAATGCAACGCGAGAGACGACGAGTACTCTCAAGACCTGGCTGTACGAGCACCGCAAAAACCCCTACCCCaccaaaggagagaaaatcatGCTGGCTATCATCACTAAAATGACCCTGACGCAAGTGTCCACTTGGTTTGCTAACGCCAGACGGAGgcttaagaaagaaaacaaaatgaccTGGTCTCCCAAGAACAAAGCCggggaagagaggaaagaagataCCCCGAGAGAAGAGGATGAATACAGTGCGGAGGGTGAAGGCAGAG agcagaagagcTACAAGGAGGACAAGGACCTGCGGTTCAGCgacctggaggaggaggaagaggaggaggaggaggaggcggggAAGCCGGAGAAGGGCCGgaccagctccctgcaggaagcCCCCAGCCTGGGCGCGGCGCTGCCCGAGGCTCCGCGGAGCGACTGCAGCCTGCCCGGCCCCTTCCACGCCTTTCCTTGTGCCAAGGCCCCAGCCGCGGACTTCGCCCCCGCCTCCTTGGCCGGCCCGCCGCCGCCCTACGCGCCCGCGGAGAAGCCGCGCATCTGGTCGCTGGCGCGCACCGCCGGGGCCAGCGCGGCGCGCAGGGGCAGCCCCGAGGGCCGCGGCGCGGagggaggcggcggcgcggcgggggaGCAACCTCCGCCCGCCAAGGCCTTCCGGAGCTCCGCTTTCAACCTGCAGCCGCTCCCGCGAAGCTGCGCGTCCCACCGTGGCCTGGGGGAGCCGTGCCAGTTCGCGGCGGCGGGCGAAG GCTTCGGGCGGGGCGCTAAGGGCGGCCCGGGAGGCTCCGAGCTGGGTGGGACCTGCCTGGAAAGGCTGCGGACGGCGTTTCGGCCCGTGCTGCGGAGGTGA